Proteins encoded together in one Penicillium digitatum chromosome 1, complete sequence window:
- a CDS encoding ADP-ribosylation factor-like protein 2 has protein sequence MLSILRKARLKDKEMRILMLGLDNAGKTTIVKRIMKEDVTTVSPTLGFIIKTIDFTGYKLNIWDVGGQKTLRSYWKNYFEKTDTLVWVVDATDRLRVDDCRQELSGLLLEERLTGASLLVFLNKTDVEHCMSEREIRERLDLDSIKTHKWTILPCSAMTGTNLNEGLEWVVQDAKDRLFLY, from the exons ATGTTGTCGATTCTTCGAAAAGCCCGTTTAAAAGATAAAGAAATGCGTATATTGATGCT GGGCCTTGATAATGCAGGCAAGACGACCATCGTCAAGCGAATTATGAAGGAGGATGTCACGACAGTCAGCCCGACTCTAGGATTCATCATCAAGACAATTGATTTTACGGG ATACAAACTCAACATCT GGGATGTTGGAGGACAAAAAACACTTCGATCCTACTGGAAAAACTATTTTGAAAAGACTGACACGCTAGTCTGGGTTGTCGATGCCACAGATCGACTCCGGGTTGACGACTGTCGACAGGAGCTCTCCGGTCTGCTTCTTGAAGAG CGCCTTACGGGAGCAAGTCTGCTGGTATTTTTGAATAAGACAGATGTGGAACATTGCATGAGTGAGCGGGAGATTCGAGAA CGTCTTGACTTGGATTCAATCAAGACACACAAGTGGACTATCTTGCCATGTAGTGCAATGACAGGCACGAATCTGAATGAAGGTCTAGAATGGGTGGTGCAAGATGCCAAGGACCGACTGTTCCTTTACTAG
- a CDS encoding Gelsolin repeat protein, putative codes for MAVPNESSEDVNDFLQRIRELGERRDKEDDERTKKLEEEILQGRKERQARRAERARSLALTDDSPSINLARLSASSISTRSIDPPEHLEPTPQTSEPEPPIPNAVDLSKDMEASDTDKRHGSISDFGTDSPSRIRSPLSGSRAGTLSWQQRPSSRDFNMSPASTSPTRSPTRTSHLRNLSTASDESTLSRLQFGLPRPSQDASVLPPSPDRGAELLAHSGKEEQTDSQPDLGVGHQEPEVGEESSAELDKLETVEERSSSPPRTASRDSNMSHPFSVSSVSATGLGSPVHLSETQKLEPRQNDPSFEESASPSPTQRRTSPERTRSTSPTKGLGGFVQSAMMRRSDSMSKRWSAQTPQGPGRSNSIVSNRSSVAGPSLSELAPPPLGRIGREPPTLLQRPGSSHSEAPTETTEQPVTPADKESVNSESPGKSFRPGHSRSASSATAEGSDSQSPFVSKTMDPRRWSPNKASWLESALNRPEPPRQATRPPSQPNWAKDRQSRGSVDLGRVNNFKEVTPLGLMRTPPPGTQTKLPGLSAPSLPTSPTKDAVLESPLGFPLRKMGVSGPSLPTSPTKDAVPDTPVGFPLKKTGLPGPPIPASPAKETVSESPSGFPFKKTSVSSSSLHRNSVSDPPSEFPFKRPGTADGSVSGSSEGKPKETAPESPSGFSFKNSTTSDSSLHRNSVSEPPAESPAKRPNVSSSSIAKEANLESPSDFSFKKPHTSSSSIPGTPQAKLKEIVPQSSSVLGSPDVGQIKRETPAPPSPVVEALNVLSGGEPAEEPKSASPAEIKNESQEPPASEESEPQSTPTRRAPPDSLSPKPNFSISTSSREPISPKVKPQSPVLDFRANLRKREVVKDNGDNKEPEFKNVFGRLKKTETRNYVAPDELKGKILRGKAALNNTGGPKKTERVDEFRKSLVSRKEEMKAGGGSIRRNTAGEHDAPPKPTEVVPEAIAMRQNMTRANSIKQTPVDGTILPAKRFSSRASQDRPSLSSPTSSFRGSITSRASHETQPFSPSPANDEPGWPLKDNGSWRASQESQPLSPFPADDPIDEELDKAIPAANDYKQISGVVSSTNEEETRETVTPIEPSIVKMQEPSVKTLRPVRQWPPAPVAEATVTPSLAAKSKLAGRINPALAGLLSRGAPVGDGPKKQLSTPAPAQNDPASPSAPLTHITKGRARGPKRRLPQTTDVSTPSARDDTKEVGAISCSEATPSQTTDVSTPSTRDDTKEVGAISCSEATPSQTPTIPIEFLDIDSEKPSQPDENPVPDIKKSCSDSPVTEQLPEVNTPPQDTLERDTTQSGFPQALQTHSTTTDFDIVPSANIEATPRGPESPGEVSSSSGPPVPPKSDPPTPPLPVPPKPPHWGQQNRFASSSPSPLRTSHKENQMDSPLSQQKSIPGVIIESARSSVSRPMSYPSPPVPPKDGDVMLPKPTDPRRLSRKMSAPSLVVQGGEARDVIAGFFKTFPNARNRMDIDPQLMLMRKPDDVKIRTVKRQIWELTGDGRRQELPSHQEYILYQGSMYLCVHTFESGRGSTSEVYLWRGDDVPEASVENEQPFARKVVRDNNSKLQVIRQGNEPTRFIQALGGIMITRRGSSSRHNSSALYMLCGRKHLGEMTFDEVDYSLRNLCSGFPYVVSAPFGLTGEFEEVTEGEEPEDFFDVFAGPREAAPHMCQDYWQHKPKYNHFRTRLLRVDHELSPPTRFWNIRRPGAGSPVVKANDCVHEIEPFCYRDITEKDVYVLDTFFEIYVIVGDQASQKSADFASAVVFAHEYGILATSLQDRPFIPKSFVALGGVPDRCQSAFRKWNPRHQHTPFVFSLDAVIEAIRSPEEN; via the exons ATGGCTGTCCCTAACGAGAGTTCTGAGGATGTCAACGACTTCCTGCAGCGCATTCGAGAACTAGGCGAGCGCCGTGACAAGGAAGACGACGAACGCACCAAGAAACTAGAGGAGGAGATCCTGCAGGGGCGGAAGGAAAGGCAAGCCCGAAGAGCCG AGCGTGCACGATCACTAGCCCTTACCGACGATTCACCCTCCATCAATCTCGCACGACTGAGTGCTTCATCTATCAGTACCCGATCGATTGACCCCCCCGAACACCTTGAACCAACACCGCAGACGTCAGAACCTGAGCCCCCGATCCCGAACGCCGTGGATTTGAGTAAAGACATGGAGGCCTCCGACACGGACAAACGACACGGATCGATTTCGGATTTCGGAACGGATTCTCCCTCGCGGATACGGTCACCCTTATCCGGCAGCCGTGCGGGGACTTTGTCATGGCAGCAACGCCCCTCCTCGCGGGATTTCAACATGTCCCCCGCCTCAACATCCCCAACCCGCTCCCCAACTCGCACAAGCCACCTGAGAAATTTGTCTACGGCATCGGATGAGAGTACACTATCTCGACTCCAATTTGGGCTCCCACGGCCCTCGCAGGATGCCTCTGTACTCCCTCCATCACCGGACCGTGGGGCTGAGTTGCTAGCACACAGTGGGAAGGAGGAACAGACGGATAGCCAACCAGATTTGGGTGTGGGGCATCAAGAACCGGAAGTGGGCGAAGAATCAAGTGCTGAACTAGATAAGCTCGAGACAGTAGAAGAGAGATCATCGTCGCCTCCGAGAACCGCTTCTCGAGATAGCAACATGAGCCATCCCTTCTCTGTGTCATCGGTTTCAGCCACTGGGttggggtcgccagtgcaCCTCTCAGAGACTCAAAAGCTCGAGCCTCGACAGAATGATCCCTCCTTTGAGGAATCTGCGTCGCCCTCTCCAACCCAGCGGCGGACGTCCCCAGAGCGAACGCGGTCGACCTCACCTACCAAGGGCTTGGGAGGCTTTGTTCAAAGTGCTATGATGAGAAGATCAGATAGCATGTCAAAAAGGTGGAGTGCGCAAACTCCGCAGGGGCCTGGGCGGTCAAACTCCATTGTGTCAAATCGCAGCAGTGTGGCAGGTCCAAGTTTGAGTGAATTGGCCCCTCCACCTCTTGGGCGAATTGGACGTGAACCTCCAACTCTCCTGCAGCGACCAGGCTCCAGTCACAGTGAGGCACCCACCGAGACAACCGAACAACCAGTCACACCTGCAGACAAAGAAAGTGTGAATTCTGAAAGCCCAGGAAAATCATTCCGACCTGGTCACTCTCGTTCTGCTAGCTCTGCTACCGCAGAAGGTAGCGACTCTCAAAGTCCTTTTGTCTCGAAAACCATGGATCCTAGGCGCTGGAGCCCCAACAAGGCTTCTTGGTTGGAGAGTGCTCTCAATCGACCAGAGCCACCACGACAAGCCACCAGACCCCCCTCGCAGCCCAACTGGGCCAAAGACCGACAGTCGCGAGGCAGCGTGGATTTGGGACGAGTTAACAATTTCAAAGAAGTCACCCCTCTCGGTTTGATGCGAACACCCCCTCCTGGAACTCAAACCAAACTACCTGGTCTCTCTGCTCCATCGCTTCCTACAAGCCCCACGAAGGATGCCGTCCTTGAATCTCCATTGGGATTCCCTCTGAGGAAAATGGGTGTTTCTGGTCCATCGCTTCCCACGAGTCCCACCAAGGATGCCGTTCCTGACACTCCAGTGGGATTCCCTCTTAAGAAAACTGGTCTGCCTGGTCCGCCAATCCCTGCGAGCCCTGCGAAGGAGACAGTTTCTGAGTCTCCGTCTGGATTCCCTTTCAAAAAGACCAGCGTCTCGAGTTCATCACTTCACAGGAACTCCGTTTCAGATCCCCCCTCGGAATTCCCTTTCAAGAGGCCTGGCACTGCTGATGGGTCAGTCAGCGGAAGCTCTGAAGGCAAGCCCAAAGAAACAGCACCCGAGTCTCCGTCGGGATTCTCTTTCAAAAATTCCACCACTTCGGATTCATCACTCCACAGAAATTCCGTCTCGGAGCCTCCAGCAGAATCCCCAGCCAAGAGACCCAATGTCTCTAGTTCCAGCATTGCCAAGGAGGCCAATCTGGAATCTCCGTCGGACTTCTCATTCAAGAAGCCCCATACTTCTAGTTCCTCGATCCCTGGAACACCTCAAGCCAAATTGAAGGAGATAGTCCCACAATCTTCATCTGTTCTCGGAAGCCCTGACGTCGGACAAATAAAAAGGGAAACCCCAGCTCCTCCATCGCCTGTCGTGGAGGCTCTCAATGTCCTATCAGGCGGTGAGCCCGCGGAGGAACCCAAGTCTGCTTCCCCCGCTGAAATTAAGAACGAATCGCAAGAACCACCGGCATCCGAAGAATCTGAGCCTCAATCTACTCCCACTCGCAGGGCCCCTCCCGACTCGTTAAGCCCCAAACCAAACTTTTCTATCTCTACTTCCTCGCGGGAGCCAATTTCACCCAAGGTGAAGCCACAGTCTCCGGTGCTGGACTTTCGAGCGAACCTACGGAAACGAGAAGTGGTCAAAGACAACGGAGATAATAAAGAACCAGAGTTTAAAAATGTATTTGGGCGCCTCAAAAAGACTGAAACTCGCAACTACGTCGCCCCCGATGAGCTCAAGGGCAAGATCCTACGAGGCAAAGCTGCTTTGAACAACACTGGCGGACCAAAGAAGACTGAGCGAGTCGACGAATTTAGAAAGAGCCTTGTGTCACGCAAAGAGGAAATGAAGGCTGGCGGAGGCTCCATCAGACGGAATACCGCTGGAGAGCATGATGCGCCGCCAAAACCAACAGAGGTCGTGCCAGAAGCAATTGCTATGCGACAAAATATGACACGAGCAAATAGCATCAAGCAGACACCTGTAGATGGGACGATTTTGCCCGCTAAACGCTTTAGTTCTCGAGCTTCGCAGGACAGACCATCTTTGTCGTCCCCGACTTCATCTTTTAGAGGCTCCATTACATCGCGAGCTTCTCACGAAACGCAACCATTTTCGCCATCGCCTGCCAATGATGAGCCGGGCTGGCCCCTGAAAGATAATGGTTCTTGGCGAGCATCTCAAGAATCACAGCCATTGTCACCGTTTCCTGCCGATGACCCCATTGACGAGGAGCTAGATAAGGCAATCCCAGCGGCGAACGACTACAAGCAAATTTCCGGGGTGGTCTCTTCAACGAACGAGGAGGAAACCCGCGAAACTGTGACGCCAATTGAGCCCAGCATAGTGAAGATGCAGGAGCCTTCAGTCAAGACACTCCGCCCAGTTCGTCAATGGCCACCGGCGCCTGTCGCAGAGGCTACTGTGACTCCAAGTTTGGCAGCTAAAAGCAAGTTGGCGGGCCGAATCAACCCTGCGCTAGCTGGCCTACTTTCTCGTGGCGCGCCTGTCGGTGACGGACCGAAGAAGCAGCTGTCAACACCCGCCCCAGCGCAGAATGACCCTGCTTCGCCATCTGCGCCTCTCACCCATATCACAAAGGGCCGTGCTAGAGGCCCGAAGAGACGACTTCCCCAGACAACTGATGTCTCAACCCCATCCGCTCGGGATGACACTAAGGAGGTTGGTGCCATTTCATGCTCTGAAGCCACCCCGTCCCAGACAACTGATGTCTCAACCCCGTCCACTCGGGATGACACTAAGGAGGTTGGTGCCATTTCATGCTCTGAAGCCACCCCGTCCCAGACTCCTACAATCCCCATTGAATTCTTGGACATCGATTCGGAGAAGCCGTCGCAACCTGATGAAAACCCAGTTCCTGACATCAAAAAATCCTGTTCAGACAGCCCAGTCACCGAGCAACTTCCGGAAGTGAACACTCCTCCCCAAGATACCCTCGAACGCGATACGACCCAAAGCGGATTCCCCCAAGCACTTCAAACACATTCCACAACAACGGATTTCGATATCGTTCCCTCTGCCAATATCGAGGCGACACCCAGGGGCCCCGAAAGCCCTGGAGAGGTGAGTTCATCAAGCGGGCCACCTGTCCCGCCGAAGTCCGATCCTCCCACGCCCCCCTTGCCTGTGCCGCCAAAGCCACCTCATTGGGGCCAGCAAAACCGGTTTGCATCCTCATCGCCGTCCCCTCTCCGAACAAGTCATAAAGAAAACCAAATGGACTCACCTTTGAGTCAGCAGAAGAGCATCCCCGGTGTGATCATTGAGTCAGCACGCAGTTCCGTCTCACGGCCCATGAGCTATCCCTCCCCGCCGGTACCCCCTAAAGACGGTGATGTTATGCTTCCCAAACCAACGGATCCGCGCAGACTTTCAAGAAAGATGTCTGCCCCATCACTGGTTGTACAGGGTGGAGAGGCACGTGATGTGATTGCGGGCTTCTTTAAGACATTTCCCAACGCTCGAAACCGGATGGACATTGATCCCCAGCTGATGTTGATGCGTAAGCCGGACGATGTAAAGATCAGGACCGTCAAGCGACAGATTTGGGAGCTCACAGGTGACGGGAGGCGCCAGGAACTTCCTTCCCACCAGGAGTACATCCTGTACCAGGGTAGCATGTATCTTTGCGTGCACACATTCGAGTCCGGACGAGGCAGCACTTCGGAAGTCTACCTGTGGCGTGGAGACGATGTCCCTGAAGCCTCGGTTGAGAATGAGCAACCGTTCGCACGCAAAGTCGTTCGTGATAATAACTCCAAGTTGCAAGTCATTCGGCAAGGCAATGAGCCCACACGGTTCATCCAAGCACTTGGCGGCATTATGATCACGCGTCGGGGATCCAGCTCTCGCCACAACTCATCGGCTCTCTACATGCTTTGCGGCCGGAAACACTTAGGCGAGATGACCTTCGATGAGGTGGACTATTCACTGCGCAATCTCTGCTCTGGTTTCCCTTACGTTGTCTCTGCTCCCTTTG GTCTGACCGGGGAGTTTGAAGAAGTCACCGAGGGCGAAGAGCCCGAGGATTTCTTTGATGTCTTCGCAGGCCCCAGGGAGGCCGCGCCGCACATGTGCCAAGATTACTGGCAGCACAAGCCAAAATACAACCACTTCCGCACGCGACTCCTCCGGGTCGACCACGAACTGAGCCCGCCAACTCGTTTCTGGAATATCCGGCGTCCAGGCGCGGGTTCACCAGTGGTCAAGGCCAACGATTGCGTTCACGAAATCGAGCCGTTCTGCTATCGAGACATCACTGAGAAAGATGTGTATGTTCTGGACACTTTCTTTGAGATCTACGT CATTGTCGGCGACCAAGCCTCGCAGAAGTCTGCCGATTTCGCCTCTGCAGTGGTCTTCGCGCACGAATATGGCATTCTTGCCACATCCCTCCAGGATCGACCATTCATCCCCAAAAGTTTCGTGGCCCTCGGAGGCGTCCCCGACCGCTGCCAAAGCGCGTTCCGCAAATGGAATCCACGTCACCAGCATACGCCTTTCGTGTTCTCTCTGGATGCTGTTATCGAGGCGATTCGATCACCGGAAGAGAATTGA
- a CDS encoding Sugar 1,4-lactone oxidase, putative codes for MDPSILRELSKLDPAVPFRSSTDHLHHTWAKTFFSRPELYIRPQTIPEIQQLVTLARRCRRRIVTVGSGHSPSDLTCTSSWLVNLDDFNRILHVDPSTGSVTVEAGIRLHALGAQLAKHGLTLENLGSIDSQSIAGVIATGTHGSSLRHGLVSECIDSLGLVLANGQLVRCSPTNNPDLFRAGLVSLGALGIVVEVTFKAAPTFNIAWRQERYSLPRVLDEWSTGLWTSHEFVRVWWLPYEKGAIVWRADKTDLPLRAPPKNFYGDSLGYHIYHNLLALSSYIPRILPWVEWFVFGMQYGFRAGSTITEAVEPAREGLLMNCLYSQFVNEWALPLEKGPEAIGRLSAWLHGDTETARIPFSPKGLYVHCPVEVRVSDTSLNTKPRPFLDPTCRDGPTLYLNATLYRPYLRDPPCKERYYEAFEWLMREMGAKPHWAKNFRTLSSSELGTAYGSDMESWMKVRSEVDADGMFVGEWHRRHLPLGLGQRNEEPEDKRLPLLEREHERRRVDIRGVGDGVEWVGDRRWLVEGQAQRHSFDELDLEKSAYPLPSDHLPSPSETATSEESFDLLARGEASILLPDGPGA; via the coding sequence ATGGACCCTTCCATCCTTCGCGAGCTCTCGAAGCTCGACCCCGCGGTACCGTTCCGCTCATCGACCGATCATTTACATCACACATGGGCCAAGACATTCTTCTCGCGCCCAGAGTTGTACATTCGTCCACAAACTATTCCAGAGATCCAACAGCTGGTGACTCTTGCCCGTCGCTGTCGTCGTCGTATCGTAACAGTCGGTAGCGGCCACTCGCCCTCCGATTTGACCTGCACCTCGTCCTGGCTCGTCAACCTCGATGACTTCAATCGCATCCTCCACGTTGACCCGTCAACTGGCTCGGTAACCGTCGAAGCAGGCATCCGATTGCACGCACTTGGCGCACAACTGGCGAAACACGGCCTAACACTCGAGAACCTGGGCAGCATTGACAGCCAGTCCATAGCAGGCGTCATCGCCACCGGCACCCACGGTAGCTCCCTCCGCCACGGCCTGGTGTCAGAATGCATCGACTCACTCGGCCTGGTACTCGCCAACGGCCAGCTAGTCCGCTGCAGTCCGACAAACAACCCGGATCTGTTCCGCGCGGGGCTGGTGTCGCTCGGAGCGCTCGGAATCGTCGTCGAGGTCACCTTCAAAGCGGCGCCCACGTTCAATATCGCCTGGCGCCAGGAGCGATATTCGCTACCGCGCGTGCTGGACGAATGGTCTACAGGTCTATGGACCTCGCATGAGTTTGTGCGCGTTTGGTGGCTGCCTTATGAGAAAGGCGCTATTGTCTGGCGGGCTGATAAAACCGACCTTCCGCTGCGCGCTCCTCCGAAAAACTTCTACGGCGACTCGTTAGGCTACCACATCTACCATAATCTTCTCGCGCTGTCTTCGTATATCCCGCGTATCCTGCCCTGGGTCGAATGGTTCGTCTTCGGTATGCAGTACGGCTTCCGGGCTGGGTCGACTATCACCGAGGCTGTTGAACCCGCACGCGAGGGATTGTTAATGAACTGCCTGTATTCGCAGTTCGTTAACGAATGGGCTCTTCCGCTGGAAAAGGGCCCTGAGGCCATCGGTCGGCTTTCGGCCTGGCTGCACGGCGACACAGAGACCGCGCGCATCCCCTTCTCGCCCAAGGGACTGTACGTACACTGTCCAGTCGAAGTGCGAGTCTCCGATACCTCGCTGAACACCAAGCCCCGCCCCTTCCTCGACCCGACCTGTCGCGACGGCCCGACACTCTACCTCAACGCAACGCTTTATCGTCCATACCTCCGCGACCCGCCATGCAAAGAACGCTACTACGAAGCTTTCGAATGGCTGATGCGGGAGATGGGCGCGAAACCCCACTGGGCGAAGAACTTCCGCACTCTTAGCTCCTCCGAGCTGGGCACTGCGTACGGGTCCGACATGGAATCATGGATGAAAGTGCGTTCAGAGGTCGATGCGGACGGGATGTTCGTGGGCGAATGGCATCGACGTCACCTGCCCCTAGGGCTTGGGCAAAGAAATGAGGAACCTGAAGACAAGAGGCTACCCCTCCTGGAGCGTGAACACGAACGTCGCAGGGTGGACATAAGGGGCGTTGGAGATGGTGTCGAATGGGTAGGAGATCGCCGATGGCTGGTTGAGGGTCAGGCTCAGCGACACTCCTTTGATGAGCTGGATCTGGAGAAGAGCGCGTACCCTTTACCGTCTGATCACTTGCCTAGTCCGTCTGAGACGGCGACCAGCGAGGAGAGCTTTGATTTGCTTGCCAGGGGTGAAGCGAGCATCTTGCTCCCCGATGGACCGGGGGCATGA
- a CDS encoding C6 transcription factor, putative produces MSWQPKLRPKGFSHSIDDFAAVASLSELEHRARTGEDKRDQRVFRVKRKHVLKACDRCRVKKTKCDGKQPCNRCSVYNHPCLFRERKATQTKVYSRGFVEMLESHHSLVVKALQKLYKFCINNEGFPGDPLAEAPDGHPLTHAILDRLGLIKQAEENADEPDEDSEDLRYLRLLSTSTECSVTAEPSPEPTTPPEPSPTISRPPYPIPTPISMPSRTAPTSWPWDPQPVHQTSYSYPDAGYQDLMALQQRPSLSAPDMGPDIAPHVDLSSASSGLPHHPQQALHELSFPYVLDGCCDSGTSQQDVKPVIARLPPGLMAESHVHSHHLAGNLSAEMMGDFHFQAHDSFYSGFTPGWNFPSG; encoded by the exons ATGTCGTGGCAGCCAAAGCTTCGCCCCAAGGGCTTCTCGCATAGCATTGATGACTTTGCGGCTGTGGCTTCGTTGTCGGAACTAGAGCATCGGGCCCGGACGGGCGAGGACAAGCGCGACCAACGTGTTTTCCGGGTCAAGCGTAAGCATGTTTTGAAGGCCTGTGATCGCTGTCGCGTGAAGAAGACCAAG TGTGATGGGAAACAGCCTTGCAATCGCTGCTCGGTATATAACCACCCTTGCCTATTCCGTGAGAGAAAAGCCACACAGACCAAAGTATACTCTCGAGG ATTTGTCGAAATGCTCGAATCTCATCATTCCCTGGTCGTAAAAGCCCTCCAGAAACTCTACAAATTCTGCATCAACAACGAAGGCTTCCCAGGCGATCCCCTCGCCGAAGCCCCAGACGGGCACCCCCTAACACACGCGATCCTCGACCGCCTAGGGCTGATCAAACAAGCCGAAGAAAACGCAGACGAGCCAGACGAAGACTCGGAGGATCTCCGCTACCTACGACTCCTGTCAACATCCACCGAATGTAGCGTCACAGCAGAGCCCTCCCCAGAGCCAACAACGCCGCCAGAGCCCTCCCCAACCATCTCACGCCCACCATACCCAATCCCAACCCCCATATCCATGCCCAGCCGCACGGCCCCCACAAGCTGGCCATGGGATCCCCAGCCCGTCCATCAGACAAGCTACAGCTACCCAGACGCAGGGTACCAGGACCTCATGGCGCTGCAGCAACGCCCGTCCTTAAGTGCGCCAGATATGGGCCCTGATATCGCACCTCATGTTGATCTGTCCTCGGCATCTTCTGGCCTACCGCATCACCCTCAACAGGCGCTCCACGAACTGTCGTTCCCGTACGTGCTGGATGGATGTTGTGATTCCGGAACTTCCCAGCAGGATGTGAAGCCCGTGATTGCGAGGTTACCGCCCGGTCTCATGGCTGAGTCTCATGTGCATTCCCATCATCTTGCTGGGAATCTATCTGCGGAGATGATGGGTGATTTCCATTTCCAGGCACATGACTCGTTTTATTCCGGGTTTACACCGGGCTGGAATTTTCCTTCGGGCTGA